ATCCAAAAATGAATAGCTCTACTTATCAATGGGCCGCCGTCTATCCTTTCGCAAGTAATTTTATGAATGTGCTTGTTCTTTGTCTGTCTCACGCTCACTATTTTAATACCAAGTGATTTTATGAATTTGCTTGTCATTTAACTATTACTCCAAGATATTTTATTTGTAATAGAAAAAGGATTAAAATCAATAATATCAtgccaattttaaattgataGCCGTGACTAATTCAGATTTTCCAGAAGTTTTCACATTTATAGTAATTTTGTTGTATCATTTACAAAGTTATCACCTACGCTTACATTCTTTTGATATAGTAACAAgacctagggttttttttttttttttactttattttctgATACTATTCCTTGCTACTAAGGCATTTGCTATACTTCGGTACATGACACGTGTATAcactgattttcattttttccaaaactGAAAATAAAGCACTCTAAAATACGAAATCGTTGTCGATTATGCATTGTTTTAACCTTATAAGTTAATTTATTATCAGCAAATAACATTTTTATGTCATCTATCATTCATATGTAAACGGGAATAAATAAATGTCGAAAATATGTCAACATGAGTAGAGGACTCCACACTCAAAAATTTGTCATGTACTTAATAATAATGCTCTCTAATTCAAGACTAAGCTCTATCACATGCTTTCTAAAATAAGTCCACACCTCAAATTTATAAAATCACCCATCTCTTAAGTTCGACTGATTTTTCTTGCAAATCCTTTTAACTAGTAACTTACAATGGCTTCGTTAATTTTTCACTTTGTACTGGATAGGGCATTTACTTGTGACCTATATGCATTTTGAATGGATAGGCAGTTCAAGTTTCCTTTTTAACCTTTAGTTATGTGACAAAAACGAATTTGGACTACAGTTTCTACAATTGTCTGCCCATTTTTGTGAGAATTCTGTAGTGACAAATATATATTAGATGTCTGTTGAGCTTGCTGCTCTCTATTATGTTAACCTACGTGCAATCTATGAAAGGATAAATGATATAATTAACACATATTTAATGTAATTTTCCTCACTTCGCAGTTGTCCAGGGCAATGGATTTCTCGCTAAGGGGATCACTATGGAGAATTTTTCCGGGCCAAGCAAGTATCAGGCCGTGGCTTTCCGCAGCAACTCGGAAAAGTCGGCGTTCTTCCAATGCAGCTTCTTGGGATACCAAGACACACTGTACGTGCACAGTGGTCGCCAATTTTATCGTGACTGCGAGGTATATGGCACAGTGGACTTTGTGTTTGGAAATGCGGCCGTTGTTTTCCAGAATTGCAGCCTGTATGCACGCAAGCCAAACGATAAACAGATGAATGTGTTTATTGTACAAGGCAGATACAACCTGGCTGACAAGACCGGGATGTCATTCCTTGGCTGCAAGTTTTTAGCAGCTCCAGACCTTGTTCCTGTGCAGTCATCATTTAAGACATTCCTTGGTCGTCCGTGGAAGGAGTTCTCGACAACGGTTATCATAAAGTCATACATTGACGATCTGGTAGACCCAGCTGGGTGGCTGGAGTTCAACAACACAGTCGGGTTGAGCACACTCTTCTATGGGGAGTATTTGAACAGTGGCCCTGGTTCCAACACTAACGGTAGAGTGAAATGGCCTGGCTACAAGGTTATTGACAGCTTGGCAGAGGCAAGTATGTTCACAGTGGGGTCTTTGATTCAAGGTACCCAGTGGCTCAAGGACACCGGTTTTCCTTATTATCTAGGTTTGAAATAGAGAGAAGTTAAATGTTCGGCAAGCCGTCTTACTATGAAAACTAAGTAATATTTCATTATAATATTACATAAAGCTCTAGTTGAATCAAAACATTacgtttttttttgtcatgtatTTGAGCACTGTGTTAGCATTAATAAAAGGGAACTACTGGATTTTGAATTGTTGAGCTGGACGGAGGGCTAGCagctaaagaaggaaaaggaagaagaggagaaaaacaaCATTTTGAAACAAAGGGATCCGCAAATTATCCCGTGGAGAAAATAGCCCTTTTGGAATTTAAGTAATAATGTAAAGGAAAACATCCGTGGAGATTTGTTCAGCCGAAATGAGAAAACTAAATAATCAGGCAAAAGCCCCCGTCAACTCGAGGCTAATTAGGTCACTTTAGTTTCATTAATTAAGCTGTATCTTCTGCCTGTGTAGAAGAAGCAGCATGTGAGAAATTAGTTGTTAAGCAtgataaactttcaatttctttgaatttaagAGGAAAACATGAAACAAAATTTGTGGCTTTATTTGTGAACAAACATTTCCCTTAAAAAATCTTTAGTTCAACGAAGAGGTGAAGTCATGAGAAATGAATAAAATCTTTAGTTCAGTCATGAGAAATGAATTCGAGGATTAAGAAAGCTATAAAAACTTCCAAGACAACAAATTTAAATATCTCACAAAAACCTCTGCGAATTTCTAATAACCAGAAGAAGTAATCATTCAACAATTCCGAAAAATTAATGTATAATTTTGAAGAAGTTAATGGAATTATTTCTATTGTTTCACTTTTGCCATTCAAATTTCACGACATGAATACatcaatttatcaattcttCCGAAAGGCAACATCTTATCAGTAAACTATCACCTTCATAAATGACGTTGTTTGTGATACTATCAAGGCttacttttctttatttgagatTTGAGCCAGTACCTCCATTTTTTCTTAGGTCGGTGAGCCAGTGCGTTTAACTATTAAGAAAATCAATATGGCTTGGAAAAAAGtgagagaaaagggggaaaattgaTTCTGATGCAGAAGAGTGGATTTATAACTTGTTGGCTGATGATAAATGGCTACCTATTGATGATGGGATTGGTATCCTCTATGTCTATGGAGTAAATTTAATAAGAGATTGCACCTCATCGTTAGATTCATTCAATGGCAagtttaattattaatttttctattcttctttttttacatAATCCAAGGGCAGAACTATAATTAGCGGGCTATGGAAATTAGCCCAACAATCCACCTTCATAGCCATTAACTTAAATCCGAGTTTCTTATATCAAGAATTAAACCCATAATCATCGGTTTCCGAGGAGAAGGTAAAGGTTGGCTTTAGTGCCTAATCAACTTAGGCTGGTTTTTATATTTgtcagaaaatgaaaaaaccTAAGATggttttgcttttcctttttatattctattttcccttattcaatttttttccagtTTGCCCTTAGTGAGCAATAGCATACTATTATCTCTCCCCTCTCTGGACAATTGTCTCCCTTTCTCCTCTCTGCTTTCTCTGACCCTCGAACCCACCAAGCACAGATCAACCCATGAACACATGCACAAATTCACAGATTGTTTAATCTTTTTTCCTACGTATTCCGCGTTTCTCACGGAGGTGATTAACGGGCGGCCGGCCCATTGATCACGCTCTAGCCCAAGAAGTGAATGAATCAATGATTTTCAATTCAAGattcataaaatatataatattctcTTGAATAATATGGACGATTGATGGATAACGtgaattgttgattttttgtGTGAATGGTACAGATGTGTATCGAtccatttctctctcccttcccctTCCAGACTTGGACAAAGCCCCGATTGAGGGTCAATAAAATAGGGCCGGCAAGTGTCCACCTTTGAAAGGGCATACAAGAATTAATGGTGAGACCACGTTGATGGGTCAAAGTTGAGATGCCGATAATTGCGTTAGTAATCTTTCTTGCGGCAATAGTTGACGTTCTACAAATATAACATATTACTtatgtttcatgaaaaaactttttaaaaaaaatcattataaacTCTCAATTGTCTTACATTCCTCACAATTTGCCACATACATATTGAAGACACCACAATTTCAATAGAAGACGATTGACTTTGTCACAACTCTAGAATAAGAAAATTCTTCAACAGATATCCCTAATTATTAGAAAGACAAATCTCCAACATGCCTTTGTATGTCAAAAAATTGACGGTACCTAAATGAAGTTTCCATATAAGTTGACATTGAATAGCTAAATTTCATGAGTATTTTTTATTCGGTTGCACTTAAAaggtattaaaatgaaaaaagtcgTATTGTGAACCTAATTTATGTATGCAAATCCTTACAAAATCAGTAAAAATCAACAccatattgatttttttcttctagagGTATATAAATATTAGTGCGAAATTGCATCGGTCTAATCCTTGACCGTTGACCTTAGTACTATTCTTTGCCCAGaaatttgtttattatatttGACATATCAACCTATCTATAAGCCAAGACAACGTTGACATATTAATTATGGTCAAAACGTGCCAAACTATAAGTAGTTCACAATTTTTCGTTATTTGACATACAATAATCTGTCAATATCTTTTGGAGGGTGTAACTTCACCAATGAAAATGACCAAGCACACACTATTGTTCGTTTCTCTTCTCCTCCTGTCTGTCTTCCTGGTAAGCTCCCTGTGTTCCTTCTCCACTTCGTCTTCCATTTTGTTTGTCTATGGTTAGATCGAAATTTAATAAATCGACGATGCCGTTGAGACATTTGCAAATTTCTAGCTTGTCGAGAATAACTTCTTCAATGCAGAGGCATTTTAGGCGGTGTTGCTGCAATTGATATATTGAAATCTTGTTATGTACTGTTGTATGCTCTAATCTTACTTCTTGTTCCCTTTTTAGCTGTGATTAGTTCGATGAATATGATATGCGTGTGTTTATGCTCAACATGTCAATTGGGTCCTATTTCAAATTCTCGGTCTTTTAAGTGCAGTTGCTGATCTGAGTCTTAATACCTGTCATGTCCATCAGGTGGGTTCGAGCATGGCAGCTACGAAGAATGTCACTACGGACAATGTCCCCATCACTAGGGACAATGTCCTGAATTGGGTGAAAAATGATACTCGCCGCTTCCTCAATGCCATTGTTAGAGTCGGTGATCTGAATCGCACCGTTGAGTATGCTAATGCTGATACCACCAACTATCTTCACAGCTAATAGAAACATCAACTGCTGATTTCGAGTTTTGATGATCGagtggattttttcttttcaggttTTATAAAGAGTGCTTTGGGATGCAGTTGTTAAGCCAAAAGGACTTCCCTGAGAACAACTACAGCAAGGCTATAGTTGGTTTTGGACCTCAGGAGTCTCACTTTGTGCTGGAGCTGATATATAGTATGCTCACTGAACATTTTCCTCGTCCAATTCCTACTTTCTTAGCTGAATTTTCGCAGGAAAATTTTGGCATTGACTTGTCTAATTAGAGAGTCAGTAACGTCTTCGATCATATTTAACATGCTCGACTTCTTAACTGACAGTCTATGGAGTTGATAAATATGAGGTTGGGACAGCATGGGGGCACTTTGGAATTGCGGCAGAAGATGTGAGTTTTTCTGACGCTGTCATGGTGAACTTTCTGTTAGAAATAACTCGTTTGAGATTCTGACAATTCTAAGTTCTCGTGTTTAGATATATCCGATTGTGGAGAAAGTTCGACAATTGGGCGGGGTCGTGACAAAAGAACCGGGGACAATTGAAGGGGGAGCGCAAGTTTATGCTTTTGTGGAGGATCCTAATGGCTATAGCTTCGAGCTCCTCCAGCGAGGGCCAACTCCCGATCCACTCTGCCAGATCATGCTTCAAGTGACCGATCTGGATCGCGCTGCCAGCTTCTATGAGAAGGTAATGTTAGACTTCTAACCTTTTGAAGGTATCAGAAAAGTGCCATAAACGATCGGTGACATCTATGAtcgaattttatttattgtcaAAACTATCGGAGGAAGTGTTCAACCGAAGTCGGAAAGTTGACTTCGCTGCGAAATGATCGGTGACTGTCGTCTGCTGAATCACGTCTCATCCTTTATCCCCCTGAGGCAATAAAGAATCAGATATTCTGCTGTATTTCACATTCTTGAGAAGTACTTGCTTCTTTTCCACCATCTGGAACAGCAAAAATAACGCCAAATGTGATCTTTTATTCCGCAATAAATCATGTGTTTATGCATTTCCCTTTCCTAATTGTGCCGCAACTATCTGTGCAGGCATTGGGCATGACCATCCTCTTGAAGTACGATAGCCCTCAAGATCAGGTGATTGGTAACTCACAGTgatcaaaacaaaaagaaacatggACATAATGCCAAGTCTAACTGTATGTTTTATATGCAGTTTGCAATAGCTATGGTGGGTTATGGGTCAGATCAAACTCAGACTACTGTCATCGAGCTCAAGCACAACTACAACGTGACCGAGTACACCGCAGGCAACGCATATGTTCAGGTAAGGGAGACAAATTTTAGCCTACACCTAGTTTTTTTGCTCAGGCTACCTTTCATTCATGCGCTAATCAGTTCGACTGTCTCAATTTATAGGCTGCATTAGGCACCGACGATGTATACAAAAGCGCTGCAGCTGTTGCACAAGAACTTGGAGGGAAGATTGTTCGCCCGCCAGGCCCGAACCCCAAAACCAACACCACGATGACTTCATTCCTTGACCCCGACGGCAGGAAAACCGTGAGTCCTCACCCTCCAATCTTTTTCTTCACCTTGAAGTTCTGCCCAATGTTgactgcaaaacattactcttGCCTCTTGATGAGAAGAAAAAGCTTTGTTGTGCTCTATAAGCTTATTGTTTAGTAATCATCCTCAGTGAGATCTCTTGATTATGTCTCGGCTTCTAGTCGTGTTACAAGAATAAAGAAAGATGGAGGAAATTtccctgtatttttttttctttttatcataatTGCCTGAGCTTAGTCGATACAACCATCTCTTGTATAGCTGACATAACTGCATTATATGGTTCTTGTTTACAGGTTTTGGTGGACAATGAGGATTATTTGAGAGAGATAAAGAATAGCGGCCAATGAGATCGACGGCTTCATTGACAAAGATTGATTCTGATTGCATTTCTTTACAGTTGCAATAAATTGTCCATTGTCAAGGCAAATAATTGAATTGCTCGTTTTACAGCGAGACAGTTTGTAATAAGATCTTGTTCATTAATTAGAAGGATATCTACTTCACATTTCTTTTCTGACTCCTCAATGTGGGAACCTGGGGTCTCCTAATTTGATACTCGCATTTAAGATTCGCATGACTGTGGAACATGAAATGCTTCAGCTTCGAGAATTCATTTCACTCAGATGAAATATTGCATCCTGATCCATGACCTGCCTTGGGCTACCACAATTATGTAGTATGGGGACTGTTTCTCCGTACAATCTATTGGTCGATGTCTATTAATAAATTACCATAAACTCGATTGAACAAGAATCGTaaccaaagacaagaaaaatgtCCAAATTGTCGATCTCCTTTTTGACAAGATACAGGGACTATTGTTGAACTCTACTGACTATTTGCTTATTCTAAAAGAAGACCAATGTATTATCCTAAAACAAGACCAATGTACTCATGGTATAGATACATTCCCTTAATCTTGAAACACTCTTTTACCATAGTTTTCTGCTACACTTTAAGCTTGAGAGAAAATGCTTAAGCTTAACCAGCGGATGGTATTGCTGCTTTCTTCTACTGTTCTTTCTGGTAAATGAAACTCTCTAATCCTCCTACACGGCTATAAAATGAGGTTCAGAAATTTCCATTAGGGTTTAATAATGTGAGTTCCTCGTAGAATCTCGTCAAGCATCCTATTTGATCTATGGATCATCTTCACTCACGTTTTCACGCGAGCATCCAGCGGATGGTTATGAGTGCTGTGGCAGCTGAGAGGGATACACGAGAAATTGTACTGAACAGGGTGATAAATGACCGCTGTTGCTTCATCAGTGCAGTGATCGGAATTGGAAACCTGATTAGTACCCTAGAGTAAGCTGATGTTAATGAGGACCAAATTACATCCTTACAAAACGCTTTCCAACGTTAGCTATGTGATTTGCAGGTTTTGTGCCGATTGTTCTGGAGGCGAAGTTGGTTGATTCGAAGAGATGAACAGGAAAGGAAGTAGTCCAAGGCGGTTCCGGGCTACGGACCTCAAGAGTGTCACTTTGTGCTGGAGCTGATCCAGAGCACGCTTAATTGAAGACTTCTCTAGACTTCAGTATTTCTCCCTAGGATAACAGTGATTCAGTCAGATTCACTTCAAGGATTGTAATATGCTCTGAtttaaaattagcaaaattttgTCTCCATAACAGTTGTTCCGCCCGGAATGAGAAGAGGTTGGCgcagaaaaatttaaaatgtcgGGACAATTCTGAATTGCTAATCAAGATGTGAGTCTGCAGCTGTTATTATTGAACAAGTCGAGAGAGGAAACGTGTAATAAGAGCTTTGTTTTGTCgactattatatatatatatatatatcatggtCAAGAAAGTCGGAATGTGGCAGGATCTTCACATGTGTGCTGAGCCGGAGATGTTCTGCATAGGAACGGCTGTTTTGGCCTTGCCGGAGGATTTCGACGGCTCCACCTTCGAGCTCCCGCGGAGTGAGCCGACCGCCCGAACCTCTTTGCCAAGTAATGCTCCGCATAGCTGATCTGGACCACACAATCGGCTTCTATGAGACGGTCAAAATTCATTATTGACATCTCACTTATCGAGCGATTCAAGAGGGGTACCTAAATACTTGAGATCACCGTTTCGAGGACACTCTATCTGCTCTTCCCATAAGTGCAGTCGTTAATCTGATCCGTACTTTGGTCTGCAGGCCTTAGGGATGGACCTACTTCTTAAAAATATGGATTGACTGTAAAAACAACCAGTCAAATTGATTTCTAACATTCACATTTCCTTGTAGCACGCAAGAGCATTGGTGGGCTACGGTCTGGACGATGCTTAGATAGCTGTTGCGGAGCTAACGCATATCAGAGTCTCACTAAGCAGCAGAGGGGCGCGTGCAGGTCAGGCATAGTAGCCAATTTGCTTCCGGTTAACATCCATCGACTTCAAGTCTATTGTCGATCTAGTTAATCGGTTCGAGCTTTCGCATTCGGAGATCGCTGTAGGGACTCGAAGATGTATACAATCGTGTGGCGGTGGCGGTAGAGTTGGTGGCTCCTCGGGAAGCCGGAGGACAGATCGGTCGACCGCCCGGCCcaatttcaagaatcaaaaCAAAGATCGCTTCGTTCCAAGAATCAACCCGAAGCCATGACAAAATgcatgtcttttttattttcagtgtATGAAAACAGAAATTGCATCTTTCACCGTGCCATTTTAGAacgttttaaaatttatattatcatTACAATTACATCACAAAagtaaaatgcatgttttaacACGTTAATAATCCGATTATGAGCACGTAAGTTATTACTTACAACCAATGAAAAATCATTATTATTTGTTACCCAcgtatgaaatttttttgaagtttCTATATTTTAAAACCACCCTCCCTTTTTTcccgccctctctctctctctctctctctctctctctctctctctctctctctctctctctaaatttcGGTATCTCACTATTAGATCAATTAGTTAGATTCCGCAATTGCGTGAAGGGATCTCGGGTGGGATCTAAAGCAATAAATAACTAATGCGTAAAGCAACAAGCATGAGTTGGGAGTTCACCTAACATAGCTAATGCTAGTTAATTTAAGCATATAGGCTCTTCAATGATAATTTTACTTACGCCAAACATTTGTTCTTTTAGATGATACAATCATATTCGATACACTTATTAAATATTTGCCCCCAACTTTCTTAATCGAGCAAGGTGTAGATGTAGTATCATCATGTCCATTAGACAAGATGAGCTATTTTACTTTTGTCTAAAAATGATAGCATGTAGTTTAAGATGACTTATTATGAAATGTTACGTAATCTATACAGTTGGTATCACACTCGCCAAATTTATCCTTTTTAAGCAAAGGAAAGACAAGTGTTTTTAGCAATGCGTCAATAATTACATTAagaaataattacaaaaatggttTTCAAGTTTAATCTATAATGTAatgttgtttttgaatttttaatttatttgatatagttCATGAACTATACTGAACATTTACATTATAAAAATTcagggattaaattgaacattttagaaaaaaaattgtacattaatctaaatttaaggatcatttgtgtcatttcccCTTATATCAACTCTTTAACTAATGACGTGATCATGGGCCAAAGATTGCTAATCACCAATCACTAATTACGAAATTAATCGACGGCACGTGAATTCGAGGGACGCAGCCAGAGAGTGGGACACACGCGCCCAGCGCCTTCCTCAGCAAGATCTCCGCCGAATATAGAAAGAGGACGAAAACGCAGAAAACGACAGGACCCAAACGGGCAGCGGGCAACGCGACACGCGGCCCATCTCCGGGCAGCGGGGGCAGCTGACGCGCCCCTCTCTCTCGTCCATTATAACGCCGTTTCCCTCCTCTCACACGCCGCGACAAAAGCGATCAATCATTCGCCAACCACCCGGCCTCCGAACCTGAGCCTCGGGTTCCCAGATTTCCAGGCTCGGGAGCGCCCGAGCCTCCCCCTCGAAAAAGTCCAAAGCTCAACCATCCGAATTAGTCCcaaccgaaaaaagaaaaaggaaaaaacagagagagagagagagagagagagaagggctctgtttctagagagagaaaactagagagagggagaggaatcgAGGTTTAAGAGAGGGAAGGTCGGACTCGGGGTTTTGGTCACCGGGGCCAGGCATGGTGCAGATCGTGAAGCGGAAGAAGGGGAGGCCCCCGAAGTCGGATCTGGCGAGGAAGCCTCCCCTCCCGCCGGCGCCAacgccggagccggagccggagccggagccggaatCGAGCGTCCGgcggagccgccgccgccggagcgCGAGGTTCGGCCTCATCGGCTACGACGATTACGTCCGCGAGGGCGACTTCGTGgcggacgaggaggaggaggaggaggaggaggaggatgaggaggaggaaatgaggagggagaagaagatgaagctcGTGGTGAAGCTGGAGCAGAGCGGGTCGCGGGGGGGCGGCCGCGGGGCGTCGGGATCCGAGGGCGACGAGAGCGAGGGGGGGAGGGCGGTggtgaagaggaggaggatcggcggcggcggtggcggcggcggcggggatcGTGGAGGATATGGCGAGGAGGTATGAACTGGATCGGATCGATCGGAATTAAATGGGGGAGGGATTTCAGGTCTTCAGCGCAGCTGAGGATCGGTGCTCAGATTCCTTGTCTTTATTGGTCCAAACTTCTATGATGATGCTCGTGCTCACTCTTGAGTCTGAGCgccctctcactctctctctaaaatctctCTCcgatttagagagagagagagagtgtgtgtgtaaCGGCAAGGTCAACTGTCAAAAACTAACGCACAAAAAGAATCTGAACACCTTCACGAGTCccaccattctctctctctgtctctgtctctgtccttctctctctctctctctctctggatcatgaatttgattctctatctctctctctctagagtcgcgctttctctctctaataaCGTAGAGGGCTCTGCCTTTGCTgtctctttctctgtctctgtctccaTCACAGCACTCATAAAGGAAAATCTCGTATTTATATATGGGCAGCGTCGCTTTCGTTTTTCTTGGGGGCCTCGCGCTTTGTGGGTCTTGTCTGATGTGTGGTGTTGTTATGTGGAACTTAACAGGAAAAGCAGGAACGTGAGGATGTTTCGAGGGTACACGATGGGTCGTCTCCTCCAGGTTTGTTAGTCCCCACGGTCTTTGGCTTCATTTCCG
The window above is part of the Eucalyptus grandis isolate ANBG69807.140 chromosome 6, ASM1654582v1, whole genome shotgun sequence genome. Proteins encoded here:
- the LOC120285908 gene encoding lactoylglutathione lyase GLX1-like; its protein translation is MTKHTLLFVSLLLLSVFLVGSSMAATKNVTTDNVPITRDNVLNWVKNDTRRFLNAIVRVGDLNRTVEFYKECFGMQLLSQKDFPENNYSKAIVGFGPQESHFVLELIYIYGVDKYEVGTAWGHFGIAAEDIYPIVEKVRQLGGVVTKEPGTIEGGAQVYAFVEDPNGYSFELLQRGPTPDPLCQIMLQVTDLDRAASFYEKALGMTILLKYDSPQDQFAIAMVGYGSDQTQTTVIELKHNYNVTEYTAGNAYVQAALGTDDVYKSAAAVAQELGGKIVRPPGPNPKTNTTMTSFLDPDGRKTVLVDNEDYLREIKNSGQ